Proteins from one Parasteatoda tepidariorum isolate YZ-2023 chromosome 4, CAS_Ptep_4.0, whole genome shotgun sequence genomic window:
- the LOC107443193 gene encoding calcium/calmodulin-dependent protein kinase type 1, with protein sequence MPLFGKKDAQRKKETPNVEDKYEFKDLLGTGAFSQVVLAESKEESSKMYAIKCIDKKALKGKEDSLENEIKVLRRLKHPNIVQLVETFEDKNKVYLVMELVTGGELFDRIVEKGSYTEKDASHLIRQILEAVDYMHSQGVVHRDLKPENLLYYSPDEDSKIMISDFGLSKMEDSGIMATACGTPGYVAPEVLAQKPYGKAVDVWSIGVIAYILLCGYPPFYDENDANLFAQILKGEFEFDSPYWDEISDSAKDFIRHLICVDMEKRYTCKQALAHPWISGNTASDKNIQASVSEQLKKNFAKTKWRQAYNATAVIRQMRKLAMSSTGNSMDSSTNLLGTSSQALNSTAGATSLSNKTPSSTATPTN encoded by the exons ATGCCTCTCTTTGGGAAAAAAGATGctcagagaaaaaaagaaaccccTAACGTAGAAGATAAATATGAGTTTAAGGACTTACTTGGCAC ggGTGCCTTTTCTCAAGTAGTACTAGCTGAAAGTAAAGAGGAAAGTTCCAAAATGTATGCGATAAAGTGCATTGACAAGAAAGCTTTGAAAGGAAAGGAAGAttctttagaaaatgaaattaaagttcttaGGAG ATTGAAGCATCCCAACATTGTGCAACTTGTGGAAacttttgaagataaaaataaggtttatcTTGTTATGGAATT agtaaCTGGTGGTGAGTTATTTGATAGAATTGTTGAAAAAGGGAGTTATACAGAAAAAGATGCTAGTCACTTAATTCGCCAGATTTTAGAAGCTGTAGATTACATGCATTCCCAAGGTGTTGTCCACAGAgatttaaag ccagAGAATTTACTGTATTATAGTCCAGATGAAGATTCCAAGATCATGATTAGTGATTTCGGTCTCTCCAAAATGGAAGATTCAGGAATAATGGCTACTGCATGTGGTACACCTGGATATGTAG CTCCTGAAGTTCTTGCACAAAAACCATATGGCAAAGCTGTGGATGTTTGGTCAATAGGAGTCATTGCTTATATCCT cCTTTGTGGATACCCTCcattttatgatgaaaatgaTGCCAatttatttgcacaaattcttAAAGGGGAATTTGAATTTGACTCACCATATTGGGATGAAATTTCAGATTCAG CAAAAGATTTCATTAGACATCTAATATGTGTCGATATGGAAAAAAGATACACGTGTAAACAAGCATTGGCACATCCATG GATTAGCGGCAATACTGCTAGTGACAAAAATATTCAAGCCAGTGTCAGTGAAcagttgaagaaaaattttgccaaaactAAGTGGAGG CAAGCTTATAATGCCACTGCCGTGATTCGCCAGATGAGGAAGTTAGCAATGTCAAGCACTGGGAACTCAATGGACAGCAGCACAAACCTACTCGGAACTTCCTCACAGGCTCTTAATTCGACAGCTGGAGCAACGTCTCTTTCCAACAAAACACCTAGCAGCACAGCAACACCAACAAATTAG